One part of the Treponema peruense genome encodes these proteins:
- the hemW gene encoding radical SAM family heme chaperone HemW yields the protein MGKFSLYVHIPFCTSKCDYCDFFSTGIGLCKSVPDDYVDCVVKEVKTYARIFGVQEWNTVYIGGGTPSLLSPVQLNSLFDGIQKSCKCGISCGAEVTVEMNPESLDKELLSAADSCGVNRLSLGIQSLNSAALLSVRRNCTVQKAQQALELVKKCWKNDLSLDAIAGLPAQNSEEFALSLKKMLSYGPQHFSLYTLTVEEGTPLCKKIDNGMEWNADEADSQWLLGRDILFSHGFSQYEVSNFCLAGKESRHNSAYWQQQSYIGAGAGASGTVYCGSEGLRWNVKKDVKAYIDFWKTYSASSCDGLSFEQLVKDDVPLETENLDAKTMEFEFLMMGLRTRQGVSAQKYERLYSGVSPWNGNLSLRLGEKNGVWRRFYDEGMTNVYSSCGGETFYALNEKGILFLNRLLVELD from the coding sequence ATGGGAAAATTTTCCCTTTATGTGCACATTCCTTTCTGTACCTCAAAATGCGACTACTGCGACTTTTTCAGCACGGGCATAGGTTTGTGTAAATCTGTTCCCGATGACTACGTGGACTGCGTTGTAAAGGAAGTGAAAACTTATGCCCGGATCTTTGGTGTACAGGAGTGGAATACAGTTTATATCGGCGGTGGAACACCAAGCCTTCTGTCACCCGTTCAGTTGAACAGCCTGTTTGACGGAATACAAAAGTCATGCAAATGCGGAATTTCCTGCGGTGCAGAAGTTACTGTCGAAATGAACCCCGAATCCCTTGATAAAGAACTGCTTTCTGCTGCCGATTCCTGCGGCGTCAACAGACTTTCTCTTGGCATACAGAGCCTTAATTCCGCAGCGCTGCTTTCGGTAAGAAGAAACTGCACTGTACAGAAGGCACAGCAGGCACTTGAACTCGTAAAAAAATGCTGGAAAAACGACCTGAGTCTGGATGCCATTGCAGGACTTCCAGCCCAGAACAGTGAAGAATTTGCCCTTTCGCTCAAAAAAATGCTTTCCTATGGACCGCAGCACTTTTCTTTGTATACGCTTACGGTAGAAGAAGGTACACCCCTTTGCAAAAAAATAGACAATGGAATGGAATGGAATGCAGATGAAGCTGACTCACAGTGGCTTTTGGGGCGCGATATTCTTTTTTCGCATGGATTTTCACAGTACGAAGTGTCAAATTTCTGTCTTGCGGGAAAAGAAAGCCGTCACAACAGCGCATACTGGCAGCAGCAGAGCTATATAGGAGCCGGAGCCGGTGCTTCGGGAACAGTTTACTGCGGTTCTGAGGGGCTCAGATGGAATGTCAAAAAAGATGTAAAAGCCTACATTGACTTCTGGAAAACATACAGCGCCTCTTCGTGCGACGGTCTGTCTTTTGAACAGCTTGTCAAAGACGATGTCCCTTTGGAAACAGAAAATCTGGATGCAAAAACAATGGAATTTGAGTTTCTTATGATGGGACTCAGAACAAGACAGGGGGTGAGCGCGCAGAAATATGAAAGGTTGTATTCCGGTGTGTCTCCATGGAACGGAAATCTTTCATTGAGGCTTGGTGAAAAAAACGGGGTGTGGCGCAGGTTTTATGATGAAGGAATGACAAATGTTTATTCTTCCTGCGGCGGTGAAACATTTTATGCCCTCAACGAAAAGGGGATACTCTTTTTGAACCGTCTTCTGGTGGAACTTGATTGA
- the smpB gene encoding SsrA-binding protein SmpB, with protein MAESRKIIAQNRKAHFNYTIEDKIECGIALEGTEVKSVRDGNVSFNDSFALIENGEVWVQNFHIAEYMFSSVFNHDPDRKKKLLLHKEEIKRLQRKVEEKGYTLIPLDFYLKNGLVKLTLGVCKGKKQFDKRADIKDRDVKREIAREFRSNLNG; from the coding sequence ATGGCAGAAAGTCGCAAAATAATAGCACAAAACAGAAAAGCTCACTTTAACTATACAATCGAAGATAAAATTGAATGCGGAATAGCCCTCGAAGGAACAGAAGTAAAATCCGTAAGGGACGGAAACGTTTCGTTCAATGACAGTTTTGCCCTTATAGAAAACGGTGAAGTCTGGGTTCAGAATTTTCACATTGCCGAATATATGTTTTCTTCTGTGTTCAACCATGACCCCGACAGAAAAAAGAAGCTTCTTCTGCATAAAGAAGAGATTAAAAGACTTCAGCGCAAGGTAGAAGAAAAAGGATACACGCTTATTCCGCTTGATTTTTACCTTAAGAACGGGCTTGTAAAACTGACGCTCGGTGTCTGCAAAGGAAAGAAACAGTTTGACAAGCGTGCAGACATAAAGGACCGTGACGTAAAGCGCGAAATTGCAAGGGAATTCCGCTCCAACCTGAACGGATAG
- the lepB gene encoding signal peptidase I produces the protein MKQNVYDYSFEMRRERRRRVTRCFILVASVVLFISLFLNYVLFPVYVRSDSMEKGIAENGMVFVCPLAKSPKRGSVVLLSRTDGRRLSFFQRFINTSVSFFTLQKYAPFGYTHKMSGKETLRRVVALPGDTIYMKDYVLYVKPAGQNLFLTEFELASKPYDVSIYSVPVEWDGMGCIGDMAETVLGSDEYFLLADNRIEAVDSRGYGPVKSSMFKGSAVLQFFPLNRIKLF, from the coding sequence ATGAAACAGAATGTATATGACTATTCCTTTGAAATGAGGCGTGAAAGACGCAGGCGCGTTACAAGATGTTTTATTCTTGTTGCCTCCGTTGTTCTTTTTATATCGCTTTTCCTGAATTATGTGCTTTTTCCGGTTTATGTACGCTCAGATTCCATGGAAAAGGGGATTGCAGAAAACGGAATGGTCTTTGTGTGCCCGCTTGCAAAAAGTCCAAAAAGAGGCAGCGTTGTTCTTCTGTCCAGAACTGACGGCCGCAGACTTTCTTTTTTTCAGAGATTCATAAATACTTCGGTAAGTTTCTTTACACTTCAGAAATATGCTCCGTTCGGTTATACGCACAAAATGAGCGGTAAGGAAACACTCAGACGCGTTGTGGCGCTTCCCGGAGATACAATTTACATGAAGGATTATGTTCTTTACGTAAAGCCTGCAGGACAGAATCTTTTTCTGACAGAATTTGAACTTGCCTCAAAGCCTTATGACGTAAGTATTTATTCTGTTCCGGTTGAGTGGGACGGAATGGGCTGTATTGGTGATATGGCAGAAACCGTGCTGGGCAGTGACGAGTATTTCCTTCTTGCAGACAACAGAATTGAAGCTGTAGACTCAAGGGGTTACGGTCCCGTAAAATCTTCCATGTTCAAGGGAAGTGCCGTCCTTCAGTTTTTTCCGCTTAACAGAATAAAACTTTTCTGA